The sequence CTCGAACCAACGATCAACAAGAGGAAGAGGTCGTAGTAAACCGCAGAATTTCCAAAATAAAGATCGAGGAAGGAAAGGTACACCTAATCCATGTTCTTCAAATCAAAACATGGATTTATATTGCCGAATCTGCGGAAGAAACAACCACGACACAAATAATTATCGATACAAGTGCAAAAGCTGCAGAAACGCAACTCACTCCCAGAGAGTTGCTGGTATCAAAATGATGGAGGCCAAATTTGCTGAGAAAGATGAGCCCGATCAGGTATTCTACTCAAGCTTTAATTCTCAACAAATTGATGAGAATATTTGGTATGTGGACAGTGGTTGTAGCAATCACATGTCCGGAAACAAGGAGATGTTTGTGGATTTTGACGAGACCTACACATCCGAAGTTAAGCTTGGTGATGGAAAATCGCTCAAGATTGACAGAAAATGAGCGATAGCAAGAAGAGGTACATCTCATATTATCAAAGATGTGTTTTATGTAGACATGGCCGCGGTTCGGTCCCGGTTCGAACCGGAATTGGAACCACCGGTTCTTGGTTCTAAAAAttggaaccggaaccgaaccAGAAATTAACCCTCACGGTTTCggtatcaattttgtatcaatcatactttttatctattttttaacTCCTAAAAATTAATGTGACTCACTCGATGCCACAatgtatttagatttttttctaaatttacaTGGCACAAAATGATATCAGTTTGTGcattttctaattgaaaaaataaaatccaTTTTGGATTTTacgggaattttttttttgaaaaagtaATATAGCATAAAACAACTTTGTTTTGTGGCATGTAAgttaaaaaagaattatttcGTATACAATGTGGCATCCAGCAAAAGACGTTGACGAGACCAAAAACCAGATGAAGGGTAAAatttatacaaaattgatagtttattatataaaaatatttgcgATAGTCCCGAATATAATTGAAATGACAAAATAGTTTGgtatttaaagtgatattttatcctACAATATTactcaaagtttattttaatatttaacttttatgtaatttattttagggcgaatgtgcagattagcccctgaactacATTCCCCTAGACGTGGTTGAAAACAACGTTTAGGCGCCGTTTAACGGAGAGACTTATTTACACCCTTCtttcgggagttcagggaggtcaacgcgctttgaccgagtatgggggaCTAAAGGCTTTAGAGGGTgtagttcaggggctaatctgcatcTTCGCCCtttgttttattgttttaattgaCACAATAAATTTGTAAATCAAACATcacaataaaatttcaaaaaatagaaaattaaaaaaaaaaagtgaataaaCAAAACTTATAAATTCAACAATTAAAAGGGTCGAAAATGtagaaaatcaaaataaataaaaagtaggCTACTCTTGGTGTGGGACTATCGTTATGATCTGAGTGCTCCCACATAGCTGAGCATGGGCTGAGCAATGTGGTTTATAATTCTTTGGGCATCCTCTCTCTACAAATGGGATTTTGGTATTGGAGATGAGTTCTATCCGAGGGTTATGACATTTGGTTGATAGTTACACTGCACAAATATTCAAAAAGTCGCATGAGACTTTTATTGATTTGCTAAATACACCTCCACTTGTACGTGCTTTTGTGGCCTACAAATCTTCAATTTCGAAATTCAAATATTGTCCGTAATTTACGTTCTCAGTCGATGTTGAAAGTTCATATCCAATCAAGATAAACTTTATCCTCGTGTATATATATGGTCATTCCTTTTCTAAATtagcttttaaaaaaaaaaaaaaaggctacACCATATCTACCTATAATGATAACTTACTTCATATATCCATAAAAAAAGGATACTTCATAATGTTGGTCATGATTTAATTACATCATTACTGTATCACAGCCTACAGGCAGAACAAAAGGAGACAAAATAACAAACGAAATAAAGAATCGCAGGAACAGCAAACAACTAACAAGGGATTCCTAGAAATACATCAATTGTTCGAATTAAGCTAAAAATGACACCAACCGAGTTAATGGGCTGGATTTACAGCATTCTATAAAACAAGCAAGCAATtatgaatgaataaaaatgaagcTTCATCGCTCCGACGATACCTGCTCGAGGAGAAGTTGAGAAGTCAATCATATAAAGGTAAATTGATAAACCGAACCCGCAATAAGAACCGGTCTGCTGTTATACAAATCCAGCTCGATCGACACTATTTACCACCCTTCCTATAGGTACTCTGCTACATGGCCTACAACTGGCCTTCTGCTACAACAAACTACAACACTATACAACGAGGAACGTGAAACAACGCTGCTTCTGATCGCGTGCACTCGGTTTAATCAGTTTGTCATGTTGGACTATAACGTAAATGTTTCTCATAAAAGTCTATCAGCTGCATTATAATTGGAGAAAGAAAAACAGAGTGGTTATGCCTTCATAGATTATAGATATGAGTTCACACATGATCAAGTAACAGGAAGGTTCATGGTTTCTGAAAGAAAATATACAGGAAAAGAACGGAAAACTTACCAAAAGTGGATTGTTAGCTTTCAAAAATTTGTTATCCACTATAACTTTGGTTCCATCAGACCTGCACCAGAATGAAATCATTGTAACAGAAGCAACATTTATGAAGTTTGCTAACAAATGTGAAAGAACAAAAGGTACAAAAATTAATCCAAAACATGGCAAACTAACTTTGCGCCTGCACCCCCAATTATCATCATCTGCACCATATTTTAAGTTATTGAAAGGCTCAAGAATAATTGTGAATGTAAGGGAGCCTATAGCAATCTCTCCCCTAAGataaaaatttgataaaatttaTATGAACATACAAGTCCATGTAAGCCAAAATATGGGTGTCTTGATCATTTTGTGCCTCTCAGACTGAAATTATTTTAGATGACATAACAGTCACATTTTATTTTTAGGGTATTGGTACTTTTAGAATATGGGGAGGAGCACATAGAATTTTATAGTCAAGAGAATAACAAAGGCACACTACAATCATAAAAAAGCATGCTTTGTCAGAAGTGAATTATAGAGCTCTATATTTTCTGGAAATTGATAATTAGAATCATTTCAGAAAATATGTCTCTTGGCCCTGCTAGTGTCTAGGCATTGTTGATGAAACACTAGTAATCAGCAATGAGCAGCTATATACTAAGCATGTATATTAAGAGACCATGAAAGCTCGAATAATCATGTATAAATTAGTACATGATAAACAATGATATATAATTGCATCTAGAGCTTCTTATATGATATTCTTATCCCAAATACAGGAAAAAACCTGGTGGatgtataaattaattgttTCAAAAGAAGTCTCAGCAAAATCTTATATGATCCCTCTACCTATTATCTTTGTTCCAAAATCACTAAATATGTTAATTCTCTCCCTACATAGCTCTACCATTAAAATTAGAAAGAAGAATAGAAACAACAAATTTTGGGGTTTTGTGTCTCATTAAGACAAGTGACTGTAAAAGGAATATAGAGCAAGTTATGCTATCTCTTGAGCTTAGAAACCTACCATGGATTAGCTCAGCAAGCCAAAGTTcatattttttgtgtttttggaCAAACAACAATATATAGAGAGTGAGAAATGAAACCACAACCTCTACAACAACGGAAATTTGATAACATTTAAAGAGTAAAAAGGGGTGTAGTGGAACATGGCTAGAAACGgaaaataatactccccccgtcTCTTAAAATCATGcactttttgtcattttaggccgtctcacaaaaacatgcactttccatttttgaacactaccccaccacaatccctacttttcataaagtggaaccctttttccactcacaatacacttttatctaacatttcctaaaacccgtgccacccaCACCGCTGCATATTTTTaagagacagagagagtataaAACAGAAGCATGGTGAATAAGGTGATCAAATTTTACTCAAAAGAAGATATAAGTGATACTGAGAATTGTGAGGGGCCAACAGAATTCACCTTAGTTAGAGATATGATCCTTGACTGGAATTGCAAGATCATGAAATGTTCGTGACTTAATTTGCTAATATTCAAGAGTCATGTTAAATTTGTGAAAATGTGGTAAAGGTCATGACATTATAGCTATTTCCCTTTTAAATTATATCACCTCTAGTATATGAGCTAATTGAATAGAACAAAAAACAATACGGAGTATTATATGATTCATCAAAAGAAAATGAAGTGAACAATCGATATTGGATCACGAACCTTGTGGCTTCAAAAGCTACTAGGACTTCTTGGATATTGTTAGATATGGAAGCCTTATAGCTTATGGGCTTGACAATTTCAGTGATGGTGCACATGCTTTTGGAATCCTCAAATTTACTCTTGCAATTCATATTGTTTCCAAGAAACTCTGGTTGTTGAATGCTTATTGGTACAAGTGAAGCACATGCCGGGACTCCATTTGATGCATCATCCACAGAGCAGGATTCTGGATCTTTCTTGAATCTCTTTACAAAACCAGATTTCCTCTTTTTAGCTCCAGTACAACGACCTAAATGGACTGCATCTGCTACATCTGTCTTCCTCAATCCAATCGCCAAGGTATCTCCTCCTGTTAGATGGACTTCTTGGGATGTTTTAGCGACTCTGTCAGTGTCTTCCGAACTGATCACCATCGCTCCTTTCAGTTCACACAGTTTCAAATCCAACTCATTTTGCTCATTATCTTCTTCTCTCATAACAGAACCCATTCTCGCGCCATTCTCATTTACTTTCTTGGAAGTTTCTACACTCTTTGTGACACTGACACTATTCTCCCCATTCCCGTTCGTACAACTCAAGTCATTTAGCCTGGGAAAGGAAATGGGCTCCTCCGCAATCCTGATCACATGAGAGGGCACATTATAAGTGGCAGCTGCAGGAGACCTCTGCTGTGGCGGCTGCTGttgcggctgctgctgctgcggctgttgctgctgctgttgttgctgcTGATGATGGTGGTGGTGATGCAATTTTTTCTTGGTTTGAACGTAAGTTACGCCAGCCTTGCGCTTTCTCTTGCGTGTCGACCTACTTTTCCCAGTTTTCAGACTACAGATCCAACAGATATCACAGCAATTTAAAACCAGAAAGAAGAAAGGGGAAATTTAAACACTAGTCAGGACTCGCAAATTTCTAAATCTTCACTCTATCATCGGATTCACAAACATACTAGCACTAAAAGGATAAAACATACTGCGATAGAACagggaaataaaataaaatagtaataaatataaaaatcaaaccTTTCTTCAAATGCATCAATAATATCCGAACACTGCAACAGATTCTCCACCGGCTCCCACGTATTCGCCGCCTCCGACCAGCCTCGCCTTTTCAAAAATACCCAATTAACCAACACAAAAGCCATTTTATATGAAACTGAATGCCATTTTTCAAGTTCCAAACCACTCACCATTTAATCAGATACTGCACTTGACCCTGCAATTTGGCCGCATTCCAATTAATCCCCAACACAAATTAAGCTTCAGTTAATCACTCAAATCCACTTGAAAATGGATTCTAAATTAACAATAGACGAGAGTAATAATTCACCTTCCGAACGCGTTTCCTGCGTACGGCCTCAATCTCGTAGTATCCATCGGCAAGCTTGGTCCGCTCTCCTTGAACCTCAATTTGAGCGTTATCGTCCTGTTCGTAGTCCCTCTCAGCTTCGGAATCCTCCTCGTCTCCGTCGTCCTCTTCAACAGCGTCCTCCGCATCTTCGCGCTTCTCGCTGTCCACAGAAGTTTTTCGGCGGTCCTCATCGGCGGCTCCGTCGACGGAGGTAGGGAGGTCGGAAGATGGAGGTGACGATTGAAGGGGGTCAGAGTTGGAATTTCTCTTTTTCCCTCCTTTCATTTTTTCTGTCTCACTACAAACCCAAtttctgtctctctctctctagagtCCACCTCGGTGCTTGCTGCCGAGGGCTTCCGGCTTTTTCAATTTTGCAAGGTTATTTTCGAGATTTGAGCCCTTTATTACTTATTCACTTTATCCTAATCGggaaatttatttgtttttgctTAATTCACAGATGTTTTCCATTTCCAGATTTACTAATAGAGCTGCCAAAATCAGCTCCGAATTTGGGGCTGGACTTAGCATTGCgttagagcatccgcagcgcGGGATGTTTGGAGCCAGCTCGAGCTGACATGTCGGCACGGCTCGTGCTGAGCTCGTCGCTTGGTGTCGGACACAGAGGCCGAATATGTGGAGCGTGTGCGTGTGACGCATTGGATTAAGAAAAGaagaattaattttaaattttcgaCTGTCTTctgttttttcaaaaaaaataaaaaattgaccgTTTGACAGCTAACGGttgtttttttattcttttttttaactttattttctctatatatatactacATGAATTCCACAATTTTTTTCACATGCAACACAACCCTCTCTCAATTCTTAATTTAttctcttattttttcttttaatttgttcTCTGTAAATTATTTCAAGCAATAGAGAGGTTTCGACGAATTTTTTTCAAGAATTATTCTTAAGATTCGAGTTTGCCTACTACCAACCCGATCATGGAGTTCACCCCTTTTTTTTAAGCGTCCAACGTTTTTTAGGCGGACAATCTTCCACCCCCGGCGAATCCACCGCCTGTTGTCGACGAAGTGAAGCCAAAGCCTTCAAAGGGCCGCAGTGGGTACACCTTCGCCGAGTCGGAGCTCATATGCATGTTTTGGGCGAAGGCTACCCACAACTCTATATTGGGAGATGGTACCGAATATTGGAGTGGCATCACAGAAAAATTCAACGCGAGAAGGCCACCAGGAACTATTGCTCATGAGCTCAGGCATATAAAATGACACTTTCAACGCGTTCAAAAAAACGTTAAAGCTTGGGAAACGATATACGATAAATGCAAAGTCAATTGGAATAGCAGCATGAGCGACGAGCAAATCACGAAAGTCGCTCAATAAATCTACGAGTCCAACCATGGAGGGAGATTCAAGCAAATCAAAGCTTGGATGATCTTGCGTGAATGTCAAAAATTCACATCTCAGGGCGAGGATGTACATTCGTCAAAGAAGTCCAAGGGGTCGGAAGGAGCAACCACTACAATATCATCGAAGCCAAGTATCACGACGAGGCCCCAAGGCCAGAAAGCGGCGAAGCACGATAAAGGAAATGAGAAGAAGGTGAAATCCTCGTTGAAAAAGTCGGCATGCTTCGAGGCACTTGAGCGCGTTGCCTTCAACATCCAGGAACATGCCACTCAAACTGGTTCAATCACCCAGGTAAAATCTAAACAAGCCAAAGCAAAAGTCAAAGAAGCCGTTGCACAAGCTAGAGCCGCCGAAGCAAAGCTCAAAGAAGCCGAGGTGCGATAAATAAGCCGAGGTAGGAAGGGAGGAGCTCTATTACAAAATCCTCTTCGCGGATACTTCGAGTATGTCGGAGGCTCAACTAGCATTGCACAATAGCATGCTCTAAGAAGTGATGAGGCGTAGAGGATTGATGtaagttatatttatataattgttttttattagtgttgaatttttaattttaattatttaaattaatgtaatttttattttattttaattaatgcaatgttgattttttaattttaatgaaatgttgaattttaaaataaaagagtaAAAATTGGATTAAATGGAAATGGAGATTATAGCACCAGTTATAGAGTCAATGCACTCGAGAGGGGTGACGCTAAGATGGGGACCACCAATTAGCGTCACTCCTTGCCTCTGcactggagatgctcttagaCTACAATTAACGGCGCCCACAACTCCTCAGGGTCGACCGCCAAATAGACAATtaacaattgaaaaaaaagaaaaaaaaaattgcttaatTTTTGGAACATACTGACCTTGGTTTGCAACCGATGGAGATGAGACCTCGTGGTCTCTCTACTTTTCTGTATGAATGAAGCCACATGTCACCATTTTATTGgtgataaatttaatttaaatattatgatatttatatacatatatatatatatatagggagatgttcaaataagaactactaaataaaataacaacggAGAATCATTTtgagtcattcgatcatcaagatttacgggggatgcatcatcttgttggatgaatgtagAACTTGGGTTTGAAtactgaagggagcaaaaattttatttttttcaaatgcaGTAAATTTAATaacggatgcattaatttgtatagcagatgcagtaattttaatggttctcatgttctcacgaaaattgtggttctcactagaaccgcaccctatatatatatatatatatatatatatatatagggggttattcaataaaccacccttattttaagaattacgaaccagcaaaaatgcatgaattttatgtataacacgcatgaataaactgtataaaggcatgaattgcgaaaaatgattttttgctacctttgggattcgaactcaggaccatgaatttatccaacaaggtgatgaatcaaccgtaaatcttgatgatctaagggctgaaaatggttcctaatttatattttaagaagcgttcttattttagtcttcccctatatatatatatatatatatatatatatatatatatatatatatatatatatatataacttttcTTTCTCTATAAATAGACTAGACATTTGCaatattattgtaatttatatttttaatttagtttatgTAATTTTTGTATTGCTTTTTAATTTCATAGTTATTGctcgatttttaattttaaattttttacaattttttgttattttttaatggttaaaaattagtataataaaaaataattatatataatattgtggTTGGATGGTCATGGATAAGTCATTCAAAACAGATGTGGTTGGGTTGGATGAAAATTGATGATGTGGAAgagaaagaaattaattaaatattgagaaAGTTGGATAGTTGGAATGATTACTGTTATTTATGGTCTTAGGTATTTAAGTATAATTGGGAGTTGAAAAGGTTTTCATATGAATTGTACTCCaccctctgtccacaaaaaatatgcattTTTTGTCATATTAAAATgtccaaaaaaattaatttctttctatttttaaaaattatctatTAAATGATGGGTCatatttttcactcacaatacaattaattatcattattaacactacttttAAGTGGAACATTTTTTCCACACACAATAAAGAAAATCATTTTCATTAAAACATGTGTCATCCCcttctaggactattttttgtggacgagaAGAGAAATACGAATTACGAAACACACGGTCCTTTATAAATCAAAAGTCCGAAATATTATACTGATTTGAGGGATACTGTAATACCACCTACAGAGGGGGTAATATAATCTTCATACgtcatattatattttacagataGTTTAATGCATTctaccaaacatgatattaatataaCATTTCAGTCAAACTTATCACACTTTATTCCATGTCGTGTACCAAATAAAGCTTTTCGAACCATTCTTGCATGATCATCCGGATCCAAGAGATAAATTGTGCATAACTAGGATATGTGGTATGTGAGAATTTCATTTCAGAGAATTCAATTTAcagtaattttaaaataatactctctccgcccatcaaaaatagtcctaaaaggggacgacacagattttaataaaaatgatttagtttattgtaagtggagaaattATCCCACTTAAAATATAGTGTTAATAATAacaattaattgtattgtgaatggagaaatatgcccaccatgtgatagaaCGTTTTTAAAAGTAAAAAGAGACTAAtgtttgtggacatcccaaaatgtcaaaaaacgactattttttgtgatggagggagtatatatatatatatatatatatatatatatatataataaaattacaatattattttagtataatagaatatcattaaaaaaataaaattataaaagtattaaaagaaaaatttattgattattattaaGGGTTAATTAACAAATACACCACTTACATTAAAAGCAAAAAACAAATAAGTCTCTAACatagtatttaattattattattattatacaatacttattaaatttaatatcatACTcactaaattaataataatactattttacattaatatttaaactaatattaatttttttattatcaattaatctaattaataaataaagcTATTGTGACTGGTGCATCGCACACGAGGCATACTAGTTCTACTTAAaattaaacgacgtcgttttattcaTCATTCGGGAATTTCACGTCATATTCCGACAACTAAAAAAGTGTTATGCCAGCTTGTATTTTGAGGATTTTTAAAAAgtgtggaaaaattgaacaagTGTTTAAATTCAGAGAATTGAAGGTAAAAAATGAAGTTCATGGAAAAGCTTGAAATCGGTCCAAAGTTCATGGGTTTTGGTGTAATTAACCCAATCTAATATCATACTcactaaattaataataatactattttacattaatatttaaattaatattaaatttttttattatcaattagTAATTAAAGCTATTGTGATCGGAACATCACACATGAGGCATACTAGTTCTACTTAAAACTTTGGGTGCTTGTGTTGCAGCTCCGGAGACATTGTTAGTGTTCATAGACAACTCCGAGCTCCGATGTGGTGCGCCGTACCCAGATTTATCCGCCCCATCACCGCCATATCACCTCCGCCGAATTCATCATTTCCTACTTTATGCCACCGTGGAGTTTCAACGGCGGTGTATCCTGCTATATCCTCACCGGAAAAACTAGAACATAGCAACGAACTCGTCGCACGGGAATACGCTGACCTCAATCTCTCCAGCAATTGCCAGGTTACTCAACTGAACTTTAGGGTTCTACCTATATGAAAAATAGTCGATTGGAAAGctaattttttattgaaatgttaAAAATCTTAATATTTCCATGACTATTTAGTTTCTTCTTCTTGCTTACTAATTTTTTATTGGGTGTTTCAGGAGGTTGGCCATGTTAGAATCCGGCAGCATGTTAATCCTCTCAGTTCTTCAAAAATGGTAAATTCTGTTGGTGCATTTTTCGCCCACGCCCTTTTGAAATTATACACTCTGtgagtatgtgtgtgtgtgtgagagagagagtaaaagATTTAGCTCCATAATTGTGTTGCTCGGTTCCAAAGAAATGGCCTTTATATTCTTCTGTATAGGTTCCGAGGGAACTGCCAGATTGGAATGGTGTTTATAAGGATGCTAAGCTGCCATTGATGGTGGATATTGGTAGCGGTAAGAGCTTATTTATTTCATGACatctaaatttttattttgtttgtctTGTGCCTAGTGATGGAAGACTTGCAATTTGATGCTGCAGTTCATTGGTAGTGTTAACAACTAAGTAATTTTAACTATTCCTCTATTTATTTACACTTTATTGAGATTTTCTTGTTTAACTTTTTTGTGTTTCTGTTTCAAGAAAATTGGATATTATGATATAGGATGTACAGATGAAATTATGTGAAATTTACATTTCTCAACTCTTAATTAGTATTATCTTGtcactaggaacctaatctcaGCAGTTATTCTTTTCACCGAGAACGTTGCTAATTTCAGGTAGTGGGAGATTTCTCCTAATGCTTGCCAAAAGAAACTGTGGATTGAGAAATTATCTAGGATTGGAAATACGTCCAAAAGTAAGCTATACATTCCTTTGAACATAGATGTAACTGCACTTCTTTTTTTATGTCTTTCTCAAGCCTCGAACAACTTTGGAAGTCTATTCCTTACCTGACCTTTTTTTTACCATTTCTTTTCTGCAGTTGGCCATACGTGCTGAATCTTGGGTACATGAACTAGGCTTGAATAATATGTAAGGATAACTTTAGTTTATCTTGCTTTGGGAAGTCCGTTGAATAGTGGTTGATATGTTTGTAATTGCAGCCACTTTATATATGCCAATGCAACGGTCTCCTTCAAACAATTTGTATCTACATATCCAGGTCCCTTGGTTTTAGTATCTATACTGGTGAGTGCTTTTCATATCAAGAAATTGTGTGAATAGTATGTTTTAGCAGAATAAGGACTACATGGAAGATATTAGCCCATTTTATGATTATAGCTAGCTatattttcttatgatagaaagtTATTTACTCATGTATGCAGTGTCCAGATCCTCATTTTAAGAAAAAGCATCA comes from Salvia miltiorrhiza cultivar Shanhuang (shh) chromosome 3, IMPLAD_Smil_shh, whole genome shotgun sequence and encodes:
- the LOC131015931 gene encoding chromo domain protein LHP1 isoform X2; the protein is MKGGKKRNSNSDPLQSSPPSSDLPTSVDGAADEDRRKTSVDSEKREDAEDAVEEDDGDEEDSEAERDYEQDDNAQIEVQGERTKLADGYYEIEAVRRKRVRKGQVQYLIKWRGWSEAANTWEPVENLLQCSDIIDAFEESLKTGKSRSTRKRKRKAGVTYVQTKKKLHHHHHHQQQQQQQQQPQQQQPQQQPPQQRSPAAATYNVPSHVIRIAEEPISFPRLNDLSCTNGNGENSVSVTKSVETSKKVNENGARMGSVMREEDNEQNELDLKLCELKGAMVISSEDTDRVAKTSQEVHLTGGDTLAIGLRKTDVADAVHLGRCTGAKKRKSGFVKRFKKDPESCSVDDASNGVPACASLVPISIQQPEFLGNNMNCKSKFEDSKSMCTITEIVKPISYKASISNNIQEVLVAFEATRSDGTKVIVDNKFLKANNPLLLIDFYEKHLRYSPT
- the LOC131015931 gene encoding chromo domain protein LHP1 isoform X1, with the protein product MKGGKKRNSNSDPLQSSPPSSDLPTSVDGAADEDRRKTSVDSEKREDAEDAVEEDDGDEEDSEAERDYEQDDNAQIEVQGERTKLADGYYEIEAVRRKRVRKGQVQYLIKWRGWSEAANTWEPVENLLQCSDIIDAFEESLKTGKSRSTRKRKRKAGVTYVQTKKKLHHHHHHQQQQQQQQQPQQQQPQQQPPQQRSPAAATYNVPSHVIRIAEEPISFPRLNDLSCTNGNGENSVSVTKSVETSKKVNENGARMGSVMREEDNEQNELDLKLCELKGAMVISSEDTDRVAKTSQEVHLTGGDTLAIGLRKTDVADAVHLGRCTGAKKRKSGFVKRFKKDPESCSVDDASNGVPACASLVPISIQQPEFLGNNMNCKSKFEDSKSMCTITEIVKPISYKASISNNIQEVLVAFEATRSDGTKVIVDNKFLKANNPLLVSFPFFSCIFSFRNHEPSCYLIMCELISIIYEGITTLFFFLQL
- the LOC131015932 gene encoding uncharacterized protein LOC131015932 isoform X2, with product MWCAVPRFIRPITAISPPPNSSFPTLCHRGVSTAVYPAISSPEKLEHSNELVAREYADLNLSSNCQEVGHVRIRQHVNPLSSSKMVPRELPDWNGVYKDAKLPLMVDIGSGSGRFLLMLAKRNCGLRNYLGLEIRPKLAIRAESWVHELGLNNIHFIYANATVSFKQFVSTYPGPLVLVSILCPDPHFKKKHHKRRVVQKPLVDSIVEGLVPGGQIFIQSDVQEVAVDMRKYFDAESDKLVHINHVDPNMLCDNEGWLLSNPMGIRTEREIHAELEGASIYRRMYQKQCKPSTC
- the LOC131015932 gene encoding uncharacterized protein LOC131015932 isoform X1, with protein sequence MWCAVPRFIRPITAISPPPNSSFPTLCHRGVSTAVYPAISSPEKLEHSNELVAREYADLNLSSNCQEVGHVRIRQHVNPLSSSKMVPRELPDWNGVYKDAKLPLMVDIGSGSGRFLLMLAKRNCGLRNYLGLEIRPKLAIRAESWVHELGLNNIHFIYANATVSFKQFVSTYPGPLVLVSILCPDPHFKKKHHKRRVVQKPLVDSIVEGLVPGGQIFIQSDVQEVAVDMRKYFDAESDKLVHINHVDPNMLCDNEGWLLSNPMGIRTEREIHAELEGASIYRRMYQKQWRPPYSWTRRWPEK